CACCGACCAGCGGCAGATCGACCATCTGATGATCGACCTCGATGGCACGGACAACAAGGGTAACCTGGGCGCGAACGCGATACTGGGCGTGTCGATGGCCGTCGCCCGCGCGGCCGCTGCCGCGAGCGAGCTTCCGCTCTATCGCTACCTCGGCGGGCCAAACGCCGCGACACTCCCAGTTCCGATGCTCAACATTCTGAACGGTGGCAAGCACGCAACCGGTTCGAGTGTCGATTTTCAGGAGTTCATGGTGATGCCGGTTGGGGCATCGAGCTTCAGCGAGTGTCTCCGCTGGGGGACTGAGGTCTTCCACAGCCTGAAGAACGTCCTTTCCGAACACGGATACGCGACGTCGGTCGGCGACGAGGGCGGCTACGCTCCAAGCCTCGGCTCGAATCGCGAGGCGCTGGAGCTGATTGCGGAGGCGATCAAGCGCGCCGGTTTCACGCTGGGCGAAGACATCATGCTCGCGATGGATCCGGCCTCAACGGAGTTCTTCGAGGCAGGCAAGTACCATCTGCGCGGCGAGGGGCGCACACTCACCGTCGAGGAGATGGTCGACTGGTATGCCGACGCGCTCGCCGAGTATCCGATCATCTCGATCGAGGATGGGCTGGCCGAAGATGACTGGGCCGGCTGGAAGAGGCTGACCGAGCGGCTCGGATCCGCAGTGCAACTCGTCGGCGACGACCTGTTCGTGACCAACACCGAACGGCTGGCACGCGGCATTCGGGAGGCAGCCGGCAACTCGATTCTCGTGAAGCTGAACCAGATCGGCACACTCACCGAAACACTCGATGCCATCGAGCTAGCGCACCGCAACGGGTTCACAGCAGTGATCTCCCACCGATCGGGCGAGACAGCCGACTCGTTCGTTGCCGACCTGGTCGTTGCGACGAACGCCGGCCAGATCAAGACTGGCGCGCCGTCGCGGATGGATCGGGTCGAGAAATACAATCAGCTCCTGCGAATCGAGGAGCAACTTGGCGGCGCGGCGATCTTCGCGGGCCGCAGGGCATTTGGCCGGCGTCTGGAGAGCTGAACATGATCGCCCGCGGCTTCGGTGCCGCGGGCGATCGTCACGATGTGAGGCGGGCGATCGTCGCGCGGTATCTCGCGAAAATTACGTCCTCGGCCAGATGGTGACCGTCCTTCACCACGCGCAGACCGCCAACGTAGACATCCCGAATGGCGGATGATGTGCCGTTGAAGATAAGCCCGTCAAGCACAGTGTCTGGCCCGTGGCTGATCAGCGCCGCGTCATTCGGGTCGAGCACGACGAAGTCGGCACGCCGGCCCGGCACGATCGCCCCAACCGGTTGGCGCAGCGCTCGTGTTCCGCCCTCCAGCGCCTGATCGTAGAGTTGTCGTCCCGGCTGGACACCACCAGTTCCGCGATTCGGCAGAGTGAAGAGGCTTCGGTTCGTGAGGCGCTGACTGAACGCGAGCAGGCGCAACTGTTCGGCGACACTAATCCGATTGTTGCTATCCGTTCCGATGCCCCAGACTCCTCGGATCCCGCTGTAATCGCCCAACGGGAAGATCCCATCCCCGAGCTCTGCCTCGGTGGTGGGGCAAAGGCCGGCGACTACACCTGCCGCGCTCATGCCCTTGCGCTCATCGGCGTCGCAATGCGTTGAATGAATAAACGTCCAGCGATTATCGATATCGAAGTGGTTCAGCAGCCACTCACCCGGTCGCTTGCCCAGCCCCGCCAGGCACTCTTCGACCTCCCGTGTCTGCTCCGCAACATGGAGGTGAACCGGCAGGTCGGGATAGAGCGACACCAACTCCGACACGATCCCGGAAAGCTCGGCGGCATCGACGGCCCGGAGTGAATGCGGCGCGATACCCGGATACAGCAGATCATTGCCAGCCGACGCGGCGACAAGATCAGCGACGAGTTGCGCCCATGTGTCCGGAGCGAGGATGAAGCGACGTTGCTCCGGCGCTAGCGGCCGGCCAATTCCGGCTCTGGTATAGAGCGTCGGCAGCATGGTGAGCCCGATCCCGACCATTTCCGCTGCCGATATTACGCGGGTAGACATCTCGGCCACATCATCGTATTGCCGGCCATCCGGGGCGTTGTGAAGGTAATGAAACTCGCCGACGCTCGTGAATCCTGCCGACACCATGTCCAGAAATGCCTGAGCGGCTAGCGCCTCGAACTCCTCCGGAGACGGCCGGTTGGCGAAGTCGTACATCCTGGTGCGCCAGGTCCAGAAGCTCTCCTCGATCGTCGTATTCGTCGGCGGCTCGACGCGGCCGGCGAGGCCACGCTGATGGACGTGAGAATGGACATTGAGCATACCGGGGATGACGAAGCCATTGATCCGCTCAATGTCGGACTCTGCCCAATCTGCCGGCTGGGTCCCCGAGACAGTATCAATGAATCCTCGCTCGTCGACAGACAGGTAGGCTGGAGAAAGCCAACCGTCTGGTTGGTGCAGATGCTCAACGCGGTATCGACCCGATCGTCCACTCACCATGTCTCTCCTTGTTCGGCGCCTTCGCTCTCGTCAGCCATCATCGCCGGCGTCAGGGCTCTTGCCAGCCGGCTAGACCAGCCGGCCATCTTCAACGACAACGCGCCCGCTCTTGACGACGGTTCGCACAGCATTGCGCCCAAAGCGATAGGCAATATCCTCGTGACGTGGGACATCCAGCACGATGATATCGGCCAAAGCGCCCGGCGCGAGCGTGCCGATTCTCCCGCCACGACCAACAGCCTCGGCGGCTCCCCGCGTCGCGGCCAGGATCGCCTCGCCTGGTGACAATCGGTAAAAGCGGCAGCCGAGGGCGACGACGAGCTGCATGCTCGGCATCCAGCCGCCAGGGCAGATGTCGGTCGCGAGCGCAATCCGCATTCCGGCGGTCAGCATTGCTCGGCCATCGGCGAGACGGGGATGATCGACGGCGAAATCGATCGAGGGCATGAGGACGCCAACAACACCAGCGCGAGCGAGCGTCTTCATCTCCTCCGGTGTCGTGTAGTTGAGATGATCCGCCGACACACACCCCAACTTCGCCACCAGACCAGCAGCGCCGGTATGCGAATACTGATCGACATGGATCTTCGGTCGGAGGCCAGATGCCAGCCCGGCCTCGAGGATGCGTTCGGTGTCACTGTTGTCGAAATAGCCGGGCTCGCAGTAGACGTCGCAGAACTCGGCCAACTGCTCATCAGCGACGCGCGGGATCATGTCACTCACGATCATGTCGACGTATCTCGCGCGATCGACGCCAACCGGAACGGCATGAGCGCCGAGAAACGTGCTGACAATATCAACCGGTAGCCGACGCCCGATCTCCCGGCCAGCGCGTAGCATGTCGATCTCTGCCGCAGTCTCAAGACCGTAGCCGCTCTTGCTCTCGATCGTTGTCGTGCCGGCCAGCAGCATTTCTTCGACACGCGGGAGCGCCTCCGCGACGAGTCCATCGACACCCAGTCGTCGAGTCGCATCGACGGTCCCAACGATGCCGACCGGCACACCAGCCGCGCGCAGGACGTTGAGATCGCCTCCGGTCAGCTTGGCCGAATACTCGTCAACACGGCTTCCTCCGAAGACGACATGCGTATGGCAATCGACGAACCCGGGCATGACGACGTTGCCGCCAGCATCGATGACGACGGCGCCATCGAGATCAACCGCTGCTGCGACATCGTCCCATGTGCCAACGACCAGAATCTCATCCCCGGCAACGGCCAGCGCTCCTTCGCGCACGATGCCAGGGTCCCTCTCTCCAGCGCAGGTCAGAAGCTCCGACGCATTCCGGACAATCAGATCCGCACGAGGCCGCGTCATTCCATCCCCTCTGATTTCAGGCTGAACAGTGGCTTGCCGGTCATATCCGCCGACGGGGCAATGTCCAGAAGCTTCAACACGGTTGGCGCAACATCCGCGAGCCGGCCGGAGTCAGGTAGTGCCGCCACTCGCGACAACACGTCGTCCGGGGCGACGACAACGAATGGCACCGGGTTGGTTGTGTGTGCCGTCATTGGATCGCTACTGCCCGGGACGAGCTCTTCCTCCGCGTTGCCATGATCTGCCGTCACCAGAACGACCCCGCCCGCTGCGAGCGTGGCATCGACGATTCGTCCGAGCTGGGCATCGACAGTCTCAGTTGCAACGACTGCAGCAGGGATCACGCCGGTGTGGCCGACCATATCGCAGTTCGCAAAATTGACCACGATGAAGTCGTACGTCCCAGCCTCAATTCCCGTCACGACGGCGTCGCCAACTCCTGCCGCGCTCATCTCCGGCTGCAGATCGTAGGTCGGCACCTTCGGGGAGGGAATCATGGCCCGATCCTCCCCGTCAAACGGCTCCTCGCGGCCGCCGTTGAAGAAGTAGGTGACGTGGGCATACTTCTCTGTCTCAGCAACGTGAAGCTGGCGAAGGCCGGCCTCTGATATCACTCGGGCGATTGGAGAGGTGATCTCAATGGCCGGGAACGCGATCTGCGTGGGAAGATAATCGGCGAATTCGGTCATTGCGACAAAATCGAGATTGGTCGGCCGGTCGGGAAATTCGACGCCCTCGATCGGGGGACCAACCAACGCCTGAGTTAACTGTCGCGCGCGATCCGCCCGGAAGTTGAAGAAGATCACTGAATCGCCGTCACGTATGACGGCTGGATCTGCTGTCGGCTCACGCACCGAGATCGGCTCGATGAACTCATCCGTCGTGCCCGCTCGGTAGCTCTGCTCGATAGCAGCCACAGGATCGTCTGCGATCGAGCCGTCGCCGCGGACCATCAGATCGTAGGCCTTGCGCGTTCGATCCCAGCGGCGATCGCGATCCATCGCGAAGTAGCGGCCGATAACCGACGCAATCTGTCCAACGCCATGCTCGGTGATCATTCCTTCGACCTGACGCAGATAATCGACGCCACCGGTTGGCGACGTATCGCGCCCGTCGAGGATCGCGTGTATCGCGACTCGGTCGACGTCGTGCGCGGCGGCGAGTTGCAGTAGCGCGTCCAGGTGCCGAATGTGCGAATGGACGCCACCATCGGACACGAGTCCGACGAGGTGGAGAGTGCCTTGGCTATCGCGGGCGCGTTCAGCAGCGCGCACCAGCCCGGGGTTACTGAAAAACGATCCGTCCTCGATCGCCAGATCGATCCGCGTGATCGACTGATAGACGACAAACCCACCGCCGAGGTTCAGATGCCCGACCTCCGAGTTTCCCATCTGGCCATCGGGTAAGCCAACATCCCTACCGGAAGTCCGTAGCGTCGTGTGCGGGAATGATGTCCACAACCGGTCGAAGATCGGCGTGTCGGCCTGTGCGATCGCATTGCCGGGTCCCGGCGGCGCCAGTCCCCAACCGTCGAGAACCACGAGGATGACCGGCTTCAATCGAGCGGTGTCGGTCATGATGTTCAGATTATCCCCCTCCGACCAAATGGTCACCCTGCCAGCGATGGATCTTCCGCTCGAGACGCCGCAGCCGTCGTTCGAACGCAGCCGAAGCTTCGACGTCGCCGGCCATCGCAGCGCCATCGGCGCCGCGGCGCGCAATTGTCAGGGCCAGCTCATGATCACCCACCCGGTGCTCGAGATACTTGGCGAGCTCCTCGGCGGCATGAACCCTGATCTCGCGGCTCGGATCGGCCAGCGCCTGCTGCCAGATGGCTCGCGCCTCGTCATAGCGCCGCTGTCGCTTCAAGGTCACCGACAGCTCGCGCACCGCGCGAAGCCGCAGCGTTGCCGGAATCGTCAGAATCGGCCAGCCTGCTTTCAGCTCATCAAGGGTCGTGTCCGAACTTTGAATACGCCATCGATGGATCGCGAGCGCGAGTCGGTCGATTGCATCGGTCGGGCGATCCAGACCGGTCTCGTACGCCTGAACCATCGCGGTGAGTCGGGCAAGCGTCAGGACATCCGCCTGGTTGTGTTCGAAGACCGCGGTGAGATCGTCAACCCGGCGCGTCCGCAAGTAGTCGAAATATAGCTGCGGGATCATCCAACTCGGAGCATCGACCCCGCGCGAGATGCCGAGAACCTGCTGTTCGATCGTGCCGAGCGCGCAGTTCGGGAGCCGGTGCTTCCAGATCG
The Thermomicrobiales bacterium genome window above contains:
- the eno gene encoding phosphopyruvate hydratase produces the protein MVSGWKSTAIDSIWAREILDSRGNPTVEVDVTLQDGSFGRAAVPSGASTGQFEAVELRDGDANRYGGKGVLTAVTNVNEVIGPALDSMDATDQRQIDHLMIDLDGTDNKGNLGANAILGVSMAVARAAAAASELPLYRYLGGPNAATLPVPMLNILNGGKHATGSSVDFQEFMVMPVGASSFSECLRWGTEVFHSLKNVLSEHGYATSVGDEGGYAPSLGSNREALELIAEAIKRAGFTLGEDIMLAMDPASTEFFEAGKYHLRGEGRTLTVEEMVDWYADALAEYPIISIEDGLAEDDWAGWKRLTERLGSAVQLVGDDLFVTNTERLARGIREAAGNSILVKLNQIGTLTETLDAIELAHRNGFTAVISHRSGETADSFVADLVVATNAGQIKTGAPSRMDRVEKYNQLLRIEEQLGGAAIFAGRRAFGRRLES
- the hutF gene encoding formimidoylglutamate deiminase produces the protein MSGRSGRYRVEHLHQPDGWLSPAYLSVDERGFIDTVSGTQPADWAESDIERINGFVIPGMLNVHSHVHQRGLAGRVEPPTNTTIEESFWTWRTRMYDFANRPSPEEFEALAAQAFLDMVSAGFTSVGEFHYLHNAPDGRQYDDVAEMSTRVISAAEMVGIGLTMLPTLYTRAGIGRPLAPEQRRFILAPDTWAQLVADLVAASAGNDLLYPGIAPHSLRAVDAAELSGIVSELVSLYPDLPVHLHVAEQTREVEECLAGLGKRPGEWLLNHFDIDNRWTFIHSTHCDADERKGMSAAGVVAGLCPTTEAELGDGIFPLGDYSGIRGVWGIGTDSNNRISVAEQLRLLAFSQRLTNRSLFTLPNRGTGGVQPGRQLYDQALEGGTRALRQPVGAIVPGRRADFVVLDPNDAALISHGPDTVLDGLIFNGTSSAIRDVYVGGLRVVKDGHHLAEDVIFARYRATIARLTS
- the hutI gene encoding imidazolonepropionase, coding for MTRPRADLIVRNASELLTCAGERDPGIVREGALAVAGDEILVVGTWDDVAAAVDLDGAVVIDAGGNVVMPGFVDCHTHVVFGGSRVDEYSAKLTGGDLNVLRAAGVPVGIVGTVDATRRLGVDGLVAEALPRVEEMLLAGTTTIESKSGYGLETAAEIDMLRAGREIGRRLPVDIVSTFLGAHAVPVGVDRARYVDMIVSDMIPRVADEQLAEFCDVYCEPGYFDNSDTERILEAGLASGLRPKIHVDQYSHTGAAGLVAKLGCVSADHLNYTTPEEMKTLARAGVVGVLMPSIDFAVDHPRLADGRAMLTAGMRIALATDICPGGWMPSMQLVVALGCRFYRLSPGEAILAATRGAAEAVGRGGRIGTLAPGALADIIVLDVPRHEDIAYRFGRNAVRTVVKSGRVVVEDGRLV
- the gpmI gene encoding 2,3-bisphosphoglycerate-independent phosphoglycerate mutase, which codes for MTDTARLKPVILVVLDGWGLAPPGPGNAIAQADTPIFDRLWTSFPHTTLRTSGRDVGLPDGQMGNSEVGHLNLGGGFVVYQSITRIDLAIEDGSFFSNPGLVRAAERARDSQGTLHLVGLVSDGGVHSHIRHLDALLQLAAAHDVDRVAIHAILDGRDTSPTGGVDYLRQVEGMITEHGVGQIASVIGRYFAMDRDRRWDRTRKAYDLMVRGDGSIADDPVAAIEQSYRAGTTDEFIEPISVREPTADPAVIRDGDSVIFFNFRADRARQLTQALVGPPIEGVEFPDRPTNLDFVAMTEFADYLPTQIAFPAIEITSPIARVISEAGLRQLHVAETEKYAHVTYFFNGGREEPFDGEDRAMIPSPKVPTYDLQPEMSAAGVGDAVVTGIEAGTYDFIVVNFANCDMVGHTGVIPAAVVATETVDAQLGRIVDATLAAGGVVLVTADHGNAEEELVPGSSDPMTAHTTNPVPFVVVAPDDVLSRVAALPDSGRLADVAPTVLKLLDIAPSADMTGKPLFSLKSEGME
- a CDS encoding ribonuclease H-like domain-containing protein, with the protein product MSDRSFRQRFGALERDTTARQRPRLADDAWPLPAGGRLIETAAGPCVVIERVISGEPVTLAFERFAAAATYGDRYRPPDQLIFLDTETTGLSGGTGTYVFLVGLGRFIGRDFLLRQFFMRHPGDERPLLSGLADSMQDASSLVTYNGRSFDVPLLDTRYRMHAETFPSPGQHIDLLTSARAIWKHRLPNCALGTIEQQVLGISRGVDAPSWMIPQLYFDYLRTRRVDDLTAVFEHNQADVLTLARLTAMVQAYETGLDRPTDAIDRLALAIHRWRIQSSDTTLDELKAGWPILTIPATLRLRAVRELSVTLKRQRRYDEARAIWQQALADPSREIRVHAAEELAKYLEHRVGDHELALTIARRGADGAAMAGDVEASAAFERRLRRLERKIHRWQGDHLVGGG